The window gcctctttgagctgtaatttgacccccttaacatgcttcaaaactcaccaaactgaacgcacacatcaagactggcagaaattgcgatctaataaaaaaaacctaaccccaaatctcaaactTGCGCTCTAccgaaattttttaataaaacacagaaaaactgctcctcggaagacaaaaaatgacaaaactgcctgtaactcccactgggaaggtcggagagacatgaaacaaatacctctatgtaggtctcacttagacctacatttcataaattgacaacccccagcaaaaatcaacaggaagttggcaattctcccttcaagacaaaaaagtactaaaaacagtcacttttgcctctttgagctgtaatttgacccccttaacatgcttcaaaactcaccaaactgaacgcacacatcaagactggcagaaattgcgatctaataaaaaaacctaaccccaaatctcaaaattgcgctctaccgcaattttttaataaaacacagaaaaaactgctcctcggaagacaaaaaatgacaaaactgcctgtaactcccactgggaagacatgaaacaaatacctctatgtaggtctcacttagacctacatttcataaattgacaacccccggcaaaaatcaacaggaagtttgctattcccccttcaaaacaaacattttgtaaaaaccggtcatctttcttcaaacattatctcccctgagcgcgtttgttgtttcggcttcaaactaggagagagattaaacccttctgattaaaagttgacgaaagagttgtaatacctgctccggtttggattttatgacccttcaaagaaccgctgcgctgatgctgctgcgctgctgtttttttaagatggctgcttaaaagcaggaagcaccagcgtgcccacacaatgcagacaaggtaggtacactagacaaaagtcttgggacacttcagactaaaagtagacaaaagtattgggacacttaggactagcacctgccaaatacgcgggcccgaccaatgctgcttgtttttcttcttcctgTGTGACACTCGTTAACGCCGGAACTTCCTGTTGGCAGCTTGACCGCGGTGGTTGCACTTCCTTTCTACTGCTCCAGCCTCATTGAGACCGTGCAGGTGATCCATTGATTTATTGACGATTTATTGATGCCAGCACTAACCGTCACGTTGTTGTGCTGCAGAGCGAGATCGTGCGAGACGACTCGTCATCGGGGCTGCTGGATTGCATGCGTGAAGGTTTGGCTCGCCTGCTGGGTGTGGGCGCGCCTCACAGTCGCCGCCTACTCCCCCTCAGCTGTCTGATACTTCCTGCCCTCGCACACGCCATCCTGCGCTACGCCATCTCTTCCTCCGTACAGCGCGTGGCGCTCTGGCTACACAATCGCAACAAGAAGGGGCACCACGGCCCGTCGGACCCGATAGAAGCTCACTTCCCCGAGCTGGCGGCGGCGTGGCTGGGCTCGCTGGTGGCGGACGTGGTGATGTTCCCGCTGGAGACGGCGCTGCACCGTCTCAGCCTGCAGGGCACCCGTACCATCATCGACGCCACCGACGGGGTGACGGCGGAGGGAAACGGCGGCAGCCCGCTCGTGCTGCCCGTCAACACGCAGTACGACGGCTTCGCCGACTGTCTCCACGCCATTCGTCGCAAAGAAGGCTGGCCGGGCTTTTACCGCGGCTTCGGCGCACTGGTGGCGCAGTTTGCACTGCACGGCGTCTTGCTCGCCGCCGCGCGGACAATTCTTAGACTGCTGCTGCTGGAGGGCAAAGTCAGCTAGAGGCGTCGCCACGGAGACGCGACGTCCTGGGCCTCTCACCGTCACCGTGGCAACAAGAATATATCAACACAACACTTTGCTATCTTATTTTAGCTTTAGCACAAATACTTGCGGAAACATGATGTCAGTCCCTGTTTGTGTGTATGCATGAAGCCAAGAAACTTGTTTAGTTGAGGATTTTCTGatcaaattaaaaatgtatttgttgtcAATATCAAATAAAAGACATTTCATCTTGATTTCGTTTGCAGCTTtactgtttataaaaaaaatgagtataaagttaaagttaaaagttaaagtaccaatgattgtcacacacacactaggtgtggcgaaattattctctgcatttgacccatcacccttgatcaccccctgggaggtgaggggagcagtgggcagcagcggtggccgcgcccgggaatcattttggtgatttaacccccaattccaacccttgatgctgagtgccaagcagggaggtaatgggtcccatttttatagtctttggtatgactcggccggggtttgaactcacaacctaccgatctcaggacggacactctaaccactaggccactgagtaggtataaacTACAAGTCTAgcagaggcatacctgccaactactccggttttcccgtaattagtacggttttcatcaacctattccgggttacggttgcagtgataaaaaatacggtttttcatgaattaaaaaaatatattttttagggtgggtgggtggtttgggttttaagggaaagggtgtgaatcatttactgcctttaaaattgtactgttttgacttgtacttttttctgtctgtttgaaaatgccaataaaaaaagttggggaaaaaatatatatattttttaaaaagttttattcacgaaatcgcgtaacaacaatgacaatcgacactgcttcccgtaacttcctatcgagccattccgaatgccatgcgcgaggctatttatagcaccgctgccaagcacgaggcaccagttgccattgtttccataCGAgcaaacgatcatggaatcagccggagaaaaatcgcaaacgagtcttaaaccgaaaagaaaactgcagccattccgtgaagaatattcaaaagcctatccgggaatagttatccgttccaaaaagggtgaaaactacgcgaattgcaccttgtgcagacaagatttttcgatcggacacggaggaattagcgatgtaaaagaccacgttgggacaaaaaaaacacaagtctaatgccgatgACCAGGAagattgtcacgttcaaacacagaggacatctgttaaacaagacaaaagacaaggaatcaaacagagacagaattcaatttggactcaattgaggaaagacatggccactgcactctctgtacagtcctgcaccacgctctgacgaagaaggtcttcgtctcctcttttaattcagatgttccatgttcacgcaccaacatatgtcacagcaggaattgggagtatgtaaaacagtcattgttttcggtcgccttgaagtccaagaagaggacttctcgggcttgggctcttcctggatccagctggggaaggtgttggaggacaatggacaacccctcccgtctcctgtccacagcaacttcaagagggcagcgggtcgtaaatagcgttgaccaaatagttggaagagagtttgggaaccacttcaaagagagttcctccgggagttgagcacatcctgccatctgtccgtgctgaaatcacagtggcgtttcacgagccttcctcctcttgttaggcctcgaaatacagccttcatcttctcatcaggaacataatgcaatataatgtttcttttgtgataacttacaaacaattattccaacaaagaTGATGATGACAGCTTCAGGAAGCCAATGTCATAGTATGACCCACTCAAAAGGAGCAGCTCAAGAAAGCGAAGAGGTGCACCATGGTCAATAACAAAGCTGTGTCACAATGATTGACTGTGATGTGACCATGGAAGATGTGATGTGCTGCATTTACAactgtcttgattgctaaaattcattttcattaattcttcttcaattcttttgaaaggcttacagaaaactgcaatttgaattgtagttccatgctaatgatgctattgaattacattttaatgaagtaaacttatcataaagttaccatatcatttttgcagtatgatcaatctgatagaataaatttggattttagccacaaaaaggtaatgacaccaatgttatctattggaattgtttagtactgttatactgttaaaagtgtttatactatttatgctttcaagtccaagttgaagaaatcttgttaaatgttgacggcataactaccaaaatacagaagtatgtccttaatatttttgcagtgctatttctgttgaaaagttaaaatgattacattagagatgtgatgtgccacttttcaagtgtctgatggcttcaattaattttcattaatttttcatattttgaattcttttgaaaggcttacaaaaaaaactacatttgaattgtaattccatgctattgacaggactattaattttaatgaagttagcttaccatgtttacagtatgatgattgtgatagaaatgtgaattttaggcacagaatattttttttacaattgaacaaggcagtagattatacaagcttggacagaaagttaatgacaccaatttttttttaaatggaattgtttagtactgttttaccatttgtttactgtaaaaagtgtttatactgttgtaacctatttttatgggctttcctcttggtgatgttaagttcctgttatacgcggtcatacagtatatgccttgagctcttatttagaaggcgctaagagcggaagtgaggtcacgttgtgaagtggagcgaaggttttgaaaagaaggtaaataaagtggtcctcgtgtaaactggagattccgtgtttattattttgtagtttcataccgtataggcgacatatataaaccctcggttacattggtGGCAGCGGTGGGATAAAGGTCCCGCAAAAGAAAGACTCTAATTACGGTAAAGTTAGGAGAGTCGGTTAGCTTCATCTCAGTTAGCCGCAGCTAGCAACGGCGGAGCGTCGTCTTGTCAGAAAGCACGAAGACTTATTTCATTTTACCGCTGCCACCAATGTAACCGAGGgattatatatgtcgcctatacggtatgaaactacaaaataataaacacggaatctccagtttacacgaggaccactttatttaccttcttttcaaaaccttcgctccacttcacaacgtgacctcacttccgctcttagcgccttcaaaataagagctcaaggcatatactgtatgaccgcgtataacaggaacttaacatcaccaagaggaaagcccataaaaataggttacactgtttatactttcaattaacaaattgaagtcttgtgaaaggttgacaggataactggcattaactgtcaaaataatttcaaactattgaagttagcttacagaataaacatgtcaatcaacccatatgatttttgctgtaacatttttgttttgaaaagtcactgtgactgatagaaaagtgatggttttagcaacattttaacctgtctgaatgctaataatcattttgcgtcggggggcgaagcctgaaccccccaccaggaccctggaccctggctactaggtttttctgatttcaaaagttggcaggtatgcagaggTGGGCGTTTTTGTTAAAGCGGAACTGTTGTGTCGTTTGTGGTTTCCACACGGACACTTCCTCTTGATTTTGTTTgtagtgtaacctatttttatggacttgcctctttgtgatgttagggttttttgtttttgttgtgtgaGTGAGGCTCTTTATATTTGGGGGCGACAGGTTAATACGTTTTTTGTTTTAACTGCCTGTGTTTTTTTGCACTTATCCTGTTATGGTGTTGAAACGAAGACGTTTGTTTTTGTAGAATGAGAGGTATATAATCTCTTTTTCAGGCAGTGCGATAGCCCggctagctcagtcggtagagcatgagactcttaatctcagggtcgtgggttcgagccccacGTTGGGCGCAATTTTTTACCATGAATGTGGACCCCAATTTAAACAagttatagcagcagatttaattccatattgcattaaaaactagattttgacccacttctatggtggaagaacaataaacccatatatcctcttttgccaagttagccaggctgggggtggggggggaagtataatctgaggctgagttgactttctttctttctttagtttatttcgaacatgaacacacttacatcataatacatcacacaatttcatatcatttcattttacatcatgcccgaaaaggagtaggaagaagcaaagcttatttaatcctacccctttcccacttcaaagcgtttacaaatatatagaatcatttactgacctttttatataataaaataacatctatgaattagtatacaacagttttgtaatatgtaattaattaattaattcagtcattattaacatactgagatgaagaatatcttattttcaataaggttgaaagtatttctcataattcttcttttttgtactctgtaagcactattattttgaacaacttcttaaactggatcatatgagtacaatttttaacttctttacttaatccattccatcatttaattccacatactgatatgctaaaagttctaagtgttgtacgtgcatataaatgttttaaattattttttcctctaaggttatatttctcctctttagttgagaagaattgttgtacattctttggtagcaggttatagtttgctttgtacatcattttagctgtttgcaattttaccaaatcaccgaactttaatatttctgacttaataaataaagggtttgtgtgttctctatatccaacattatgtattattctaactgatcttttttgtaacacggttagcgaatgtagcgcacatttgtagttatttccccatatttctgcacaataactcagatatggtaacactagcgagcagtagagaatatgtagtgatttttggcccaggacatattttgctttattcattattgaaatgttttttgccaacttatgttgtattattttgtatatgagatttccagttcatttgatcatctattaatactcccaaaaatctagtttcttttaccctttctatgtctactccgtctatttgtatttgtgtatgatgctcttttctactattaccaaatagcatcattttagttttactgagattcaaagatagtctgtttttgtcaaaccatctttttaatttgttcatttcttctgttattatttgtattatcttctgtgtgctctctcctgaacagaaagcagttgtgtcgtccgcaaataaaaccaacttgaaactgaactgtttaatgttgtactttttatatgtagaaggtaagttttatcattttatttaatctgagcaacaacttgaggcagtttaaagttgattaacgtggaagttaaacaagttgaaaaacgtattcgggtgttaccatttagtggtcaattgtacggaatatgtactgtactgtgcaatctactaataaaagtttcaatcaatcaattaataaactgttgtacagtatatgccttgatctcttattttgaaggcgctaagagcagaagtggtgacacgttgtggtggagcggagtttgaaaacaaacgaaataaagtggtcctcgagtAAAACTGGTTATTTTGAATttgttatacagtataggcgacatatataaaccctcggttacagtaGCTTTActgtttattaaaaataaaataaaaaaagagcatAAACTACAAGTTTTTGTGAAAGCGGAACCTTTGTGTCGGTGTTTGCTATTTCCACACGGACACTTCCTCTTGATTTTGTTTGTAGCTTTActgtttatatatttaaaaaaaaaacaagagtataaactACAAGTCTAGCGGAGGTTGGCGTTTTTGTGAAAGCGGAACAGTTGTGTCGGTGTTCGTAGTTTTCACACGGACACTTCCTCTTGATCTttatgtttattaaaaaaaacaagagtataaactACTAATAATATATTcttcatttcagtatgttaataatgactgacttaattaattacatattacaaaactgttgtattactcattctcggatgtcattttactataaaaagctcagtaaatgatgtatatattgtaaacgctctgaagttgtaaagcatacttgccaaccctcccgaattttccgggagactcccgaaattcagcgcttctcccgaaaacctcccgggacaaatattatcccgaaaatctcccgattttcagccggagctggaggccacgccccctccagctccatgcggacctgggtgaggacagccttttttcataacgggaggacaacagggtgacaagaactaaatcatccagactagagataaattgtattattatgtttatcttacctaaaaataaatatatttattcataaaaaaaaaaactaaatacatttttactatattttgctaaaaacatcaaaattaattatatttttatttgtattttttctgactccttattacatccaggcattagaattatacattaaaataaacatatttgaaataattaattttaaattatcataataattcatttaaaatgaccatatttaattattaaaataattgcttgtttatcaacaactttagcattttattcattatattttgaagctctcagaagccaagttatgttatattccttaatatttatttatgcaagtttgaagtatcaattatctaaacacagttttgtttgcatattttcaggatgtagatatatatatatatatatatatatatatatatatatatatatatatatatatatatatatatatatacatatatatatatatatatatatatacatatatatgtatgaaatacttgactttgtgaattttagctgtcaatatactcctcccctcttaaccacaccctcaaccacgccctgccccacccccgaccacgcctccaccccccacctcccgaaatcggaggtctcaaggttggcaagtaagttgtaaaggggtaggattaaataagctttgcttcttcttaatcattttcggacatgatgtaaagagaaattatatgaaattgtgtgatgtattatgctgtaaatgtgttcatgttcgaaataaactaaaaaaaagaaagaaactacAAGTCAAGCGGAAGTGGGCGATTTTGTGAAAGCGGAACCACTGTGTCGGTGTTCGTGGTTTCCACACGGACACTTCCTCCCCGCGCAGTTCATTCCCGTGCCTTCGCTCATCGTCTTCCGGAGTGGACTATTCATGAAAACTTGAGCAAACTGAATCAAACTTTTGCCAATTTCTGCTACTACAACTTTTGCTTTTTGTTGACGTTGATGGCGGGAGGCGGCAGCTCTTTGTTCTCCGGCTTCCGGGTTTTGGGACTCTACTGCAATCATGTCCCGCACGTGCTTCGCTACCATCAAAAACACCGCGAGTTCTACGTGGTGACGTCAGTGGGCAAATGTTTGCACACATATAACGTAAGAAAGTTGTCttttgtttaaattattttgGTGCTGGTCGGTAGTTTGAAtcgatgtttatttcatttcaggtGGCACATTTGGGCATCGTGTCCGTCAGTGAGTACCTTTCCATTTTTTTTACTCTCCCTCTTCGATAAGGTTAAGTAATAGCCTCTGATTGGTTGCCTAGGTAACACCCTCCAGGATGACATCACTTGCGTGGCTGCGGACCGGATGTTGGTGTTCGCTGCCACAGGAAGACTGGTCTGCGCCCTGGCCAGGAACAAAGAGGTCACGTGATGGAAGGGTCGGCAAGGTGTGGGCGGGGCTTATAGTCTTTGCTCTCTGCACAGGTGGTGATGCGTTATCGCGGTCACGAGCAGGAAGTGCGCCTGCTGCTTCCTTTGGGCGATCAGCTGATCTCGGCCGACAGCGGGGGACACCTCATCGTGTGGGACGTCCACGGCGGCGGTGAGGCGGGCGACTTCCTGTGTGTGCGTTTTACGTGTCGGCTGTGGGCGCTAACACACGTGTCACCTTGGTAGAAATCTACCTGCGGCTTCAGTTCGAGCCCGCCACCTTTGACGTGTCGGCCATGATGCACCCCAGCACGTACCTGAACAAGGTGCTGCTGGGGAGCTCCCAGGGTGCATTGCAGCTGTGGAACGTGAAAAGCAAGTAAGCAGCAGAGATGGCGTTGGCGGTGGAAAGTGAAGAAAGCGCTGACTCGTATTTGTCCCCAGCAAGCTGCTGTACACCTTCCCGGGATGGTCAGCGGGGGTCACCGTCCTGCAGCAGGTGAGCACGCCGCGTCCATCTTTGTCATCTGAACCGCGACTCAAACCGAGCGGACGTTTCAGAGCCCGGCCGTGGACGTGGTGGGCGTCGGCACGGCAACGGGTCGCATCGTCATTCACAACATCAGACTAGACGAGACGCTGATGACCTTCACTCAGGACTGGGGACCAATCACGGCGCTGGCTTTCAGGACAGGTGACTTCCCCTCGCTTTTCATCGACCTTTTGACACGATGATTCCAGCGCTTTTTTGGGGGCGGGGCAGACGGTTCTCCGATGGTGGCGTCCGGTAGTCCTCAGGGTCACATGGCGTTCTGGGACCTGGAGCGTCAGCAGCTGATCGCTCAGCAGAGACACGTTCACCACACGGCGGTGGCCGCCGCCAGCTTCCTGCACGGCGAGCCGCTACTGGTCACCAACGGCGCAGACAACGCCCTCAAGGTGAACGCTGTTGCTATGGAAACGCCACAGATCGCCCCGGTTGGATCGCCAGCTaaaatttgtttgtttttccccAGGTGTGGGTGTTTGACCAGGAGGGGGGCGGAGCTAGGTTGCTGAGGAGTCGCCAAGGACACAGTGCCCCACCCAGCTTTATACGTCACCACGGCAACAGCGGCAAGGACATCCTGAGCGCAGGTGAAAGTCGACtgactaaaccaggggtcccaaACTTTTTGATTCGGGGGCCCGCATAGGGTTAAAACAATTTTGTCAGCGGCCAggctgtgtatgtatgtgtatatatacatatatatatatatatacatatatatatatatatatacatatatatatatatatgtgtgtgtgtgtgtatgtatgtatgtatgtatatatatatatatatatatgtgtgtgtgtgtatgtatgtatgtatatatataatatatatatatatatatatatatatatatatatatgtgtatgtatatatatatatataatatatatgtatgtatgtatatatataatatatatgtatgtatgtgtatatatatatatatatatatatatacatatatatatatatacacacacacatacatacatgtatatatatgtgtatgtatgtatacataaatatatatatatatgtgtatgtatgtatgtgtatatatacataaatatatatatatataatatacatacatatgtatgtatatatatatatatatacatatatacactacacatacatgtatatctgtatgtatatatacatacatatgcatgtgtgtgtgtgtatatatatatatatatatatacatacatatatacatgtatgtgtgtgtatatatatatgtatgtatgtatatgcatgttatatatgtgtatatatgtatgtttgtatgtatatatatatatgaatgtatatatgaatgtatatatgtgtgtgtatatatatatgtatgtatatatgtgtgtatatatatatgtgtgtgtatatatatatgtatatatgtgtctgtatatgtatatgtatatatatatgtatgtgtatatgtatatacactatgtatatatatgtatatgtgtatatatacaatatgtatatatgtacaatatgtatataaataatatatatatatatatatatatatatatatatatacactgtgtgtgtgtgtgtgtgtgtgtgtgtgtgtgtgtgtgtgtatatatgtgtgtatgcatatacatatataaatatagtcgaggttactgtggtttatccgttatacagtgctcaataccacggtagagtggaatatacgttaggctatttcatccctccaaggctgtttcgcaggtttccttgctcttcagggtttttttttttacaaataccggTATGAATAAaaccccctgaagagcagggaaacctgcgaaacagacttgtagggatgaaatagcctctgtgttttttcctgacctaacgggtgtgtgtgtatatatattcctcgcacactaatgactgaaagagcgcgcacttgcagATGATGTC of the Nerophis lumbriciformis linkage group LG32, RoL_Nlum_v2.1, whole genome shotgun sequence genome contains:
- the slc25a46 gene encoding mitochondrial outer membrane protein SLC25A46, with translation MASRRPDSFDGLVYRGRDDPNYGAGYPLRSAGGGQGEAYHHQWVTTPPDIPGSRNLQTGERTPLYDEPPGESVGPGGPREWDAAQAGGPPAEQLNRFAGFGIGLVSLFTENVLTHPCVVFRRQCQVNYHARCYHLTPFSALAVMYSISKSQGPRALWKGMGSTFIVHGVMLGAEGIISEVTPLPRDIPHRWSAKQLVAHFLLKGLTAVVALPFYCSSLIETVQSEIVRDDSSSGLLDCMREGLARLLGVGAPHSRRLLPLSCLILPALAHAILRYAISSSVQRVALWLHNRNKKGHHGPSDPIEAHFPELAAAWLGSLVADVVMFPLETALHRLSLQGTRTIIDATDGVTAEGNGGSPLVLPVNTQYDGFADCLHAIRRKEGWPGFYRGFGALVAQFALHGVLLAAARTILRLLLLEGKVS